The proteins below come from a single Streptomyces sp. SCSIO 75703 genomic window:
- a CDS encoding ATP-dependent Clp protease ATP-binding subunit: protein MSLSSMGFGPSDPFGELLGRFFGMSPGSSPPAVQRVPVGRLLSQSSRELLRLAAERAAGDGATDLDTEHLLWAATRVEPSRGLLAQAGVDPDGLATRVAEVLPRESAEPSAEPGLTPAAKRTLAEAYARSQAAGASYIGPEHLLGALVEDGQTGAARLLTAQGEDVNRLEGLTGAPQRGPGRDQAGERGEAATTLEEFGRDLTAEARAGRLDPVVGRAEEIEQTVEILSRRSKNNPVLIGEPGVGKTAIVEGLAQRVVAGEVPDTLKDRRVIALDLSAMVAGAQYRGQFEERLKKVIEEVRRARGEIMLFIDELHTVVGAGATGEGAMDAGNMLKPALARGELRVVGATTIDEYRRYVEKDAALERRFQPVMVPEPSVEETVQILEGLRDAYEAHHQVRFADGALAAAAELSDRYVSDRFLPDKAIDVMDQAGARVRLRSAGRSTEVVGREDRIARLRREQEAAVAAEDYGEAARLKQEIAEVEGELAGIEERREGVVSVTAADIADVISRRTGIPVSQLTASEKERLLRLEEEMHSRIVGQDEAVSAVSRAVRRSRAGMGDPDRPVGSFLFLGPTGVGKTELAKTLAELLFGDEDRMVRFDMSEFQEKHTVARLVGAPPGYVGYEEAGQLTEKVRRQPYSVVLFDEIEKAHPDVFNTLLQILDDGRLTDGQGRTVDFRHCVVVMTSNIGAHRILDRHGDVSDLGDTLMRELRDRFPPEFLNRIDDIIVFHGLTEADLGRIVDHLLAHSERRVHAQGLTLEVTDAARRLLAAHGHQPEFGARPLRRTIQTELDNRVADLLLAGEADPGDTIVADVLDDSLHCTVRKGTAPDEDASAA from the coding sequence ATGTCGCTGTCCTCCATGGGCTTCGGTCCGTCCGACCCGTTCGGTGAGTTGCTGGGCCGGTTCTTCGGCATGTCACCGGGGTCCTCGCCGCCGGCGGTGCAGCGGGTGCCGGTGGGGCGGCTGCTGTCGCAGTCCTCGCGGGAACTGCTGCGGCTGGCGGCCGAGCGGGCGGCCGGGGACGGGGCCACCGACCTGGACACGGAGCACCTGCTCTGGGCGGCGACCCGGGTGGAGCCCTCCCGGGGGCTGCTGGCGCAGGCCGGGGTGGACCCGGACGGGCTGGCCACGCGGGTGGCCGAGGTGCTGCCCCGGGAGTCGGCCGAACCGTCGGCCGAGCCGGGGCTGACCCCGGCGGCGAAGCGGACCCTGGCGGAGGCGTACGCGCGCTCGCAGGCCGCGGGGGCCTCGTACATCGGGCCGGAACACCTGCTGGGCGCCCTGGTGGAGGACGGGCAGACCGGGGCGGCGCGGCTGCTCACGGCACAGGGCGAGGACGTGAACCGGCTGGAAGGGCTGACCGGCGCGCCCCAGCGGGGGCCCGGCCGCGACCAGGCCGGCGAACGCGGCGAGGCGGCGACGACGCTGGAGGAGTTCGGCCGGGACCTGACGGCCGAGGCGCGGGCCGGCCGGCTCGACCCGGTGGTCGGCCGGGCGGAGGAGATCGAGCAGACGGTCGAGATCCTGTCCCGGCGCTCCAAGAACAACCCGGTCCTGATCGGCGAACCCGGCGTCGGCAAGACGGCGATCGTGGAGGGTCTGGCGCAGCGCGTCGTCGCCGGCGAGGTCCCGGACACCCTGAAGGACCGCCGGGTGATCGCGCTGGACCTGTCCGCGATGGTGGCAGGCGCCCAGTACCGGGGCCAGTTCGAGGAGCGGCTGAAGAAGGTCATCGAGGAGGTCCGGCGGGCCCGCGGCGAGATCATGCTCTTCATCGACGAACTGCACACCGTCGTCGGCGCCGGGGCCACCGGCGAGGGCGCGATGGACGCGGGCAACATGCTCAAACCGGCCCTCGCCCGGGGCGAGTTGCGCGTCGTCGGCGCGACCACCATCGACGAGTACCGCAGGTACGTCGAGAAGGACGCGGCCCTGGAACGCCGCTTCCAGCCGGTGATGGTGCCGGAGCCGTCGGTCGAGGAGACGGTGCAGATCCTGGAGGGGCTGCGGGACGCCTACGAGGCCCACCACCAGGTGCGGTTCGCCGACGGGGCGCTGGCCGCGGCGGCGGAGCTGTCCGACCGGTACGTCAGCGACCGCTTCCTGCCCGACAAGGCCATCGACGTGATGGACCAGGCGGGCGCGCGGGTGCGCCTGCGCAGCGCCGGCCGGTCCACCGAGGTCGTCGGCCGCGAGGACCGGATCGCCCGGCTGCGGCGGGAGCAGGAGGCCGCGGTGGCCGCCGAGGACTACGGCGAGGCGGCCCGGCTGAAGCAGGAGATCGCCGAGGTGGAGGGCGAACTGGCCGGCATCGAGGAGCGCCGCGAGGGCGTCGTGTCGGTGACCGCGGCCGACATCGCCGACGTGATCTCACGGCGGACGGGCATCCCCGTCTCCCAGTTGACCGCCAGTGAGAAGGAGCGGCTGCTGCGGCTGGAGGAGGAGATGCACTCCCGGATCGTGGGCCAGGACGAGGCCGTGTCCGCGGTGTCGCGGGCCGTGCGCCGCAGCCGCGCCGGGATGGGCGACCCGGACCGCCCGGTGGGCTCGTTCCTCTTCCTCGGCCCCACCGGGGTCGGCAAGACCGAGCTGGCCAAGACCCTCGCCGAGCTGCTGTTCGGGGACGAGGACCGCATGGTCCGCTTCGACATGAGCGAGTTCCAGGAGAAGCACACGGTGGCCCGCCTGGTCGGGGCGCCACCCGGGTACGTCGGGTACGAGGAGGCCGGGCAGCTCACCGAGAAGGTGCGCCGGCAGCCGTACAGCGTGGTCCTCTTCGACGAGATCGAGAAGGCCCACCCGGACGTCTTCAACACGCTGCTGCAGATCCTCGACGACGGCCGCCTGACCGACGGACAGGGCCGCACCGTCGACTTCCGGCACTGCGTGGTCGTCATGACGTCGAACATCGGCGCGCACCGCATCCTCGACCGGCACGGCGACGTCTCCGACCTCGGGGACACGCTGATGCGGGAGTTGCGGGACCGGTTCCCGCCGGAGTTTCTCAACCGCATCGACGACATCATCGTCTTCCACGGGCTGACCGAGGCCGACCTCGGCCGGATCGTCGACCACCTCCTCGCCCACAGCGAGCGCCGCGTCCACGCCCAGGGCCTCACCCTGGAGGTCACCGACGCCGCGCGCCGGCTGCTGGCCGCCCACGGCCATCAGCCGGAGTTCGGTGCCCGCCCGCTGCGCCGGACCATCCAGACCGAGCTGGACAACCGCGTCGCCGACCTCCTCCTGGCCGGCGAGGCCGACCCCGGCGACACCATCGTCGCCGACGTCCTCGACGACTCCCTCCACTGCACCGTCAGGAAGGGCACGGCACCGGACGAGGACGCCTCCGCGGCGTAG
- a CDS encoding metalloregulator ArsR/SmtB family transcription factor: MEDDVPEETRTASRARLYDAFAASGKALASGKRLELLDVLAQGERTVDALAKAAGLNLTTASAHLQILKQAGFVTTRREGVRIHYRLADDDVARLFALLRKVAEAHQPAVPPARDAYLGEGGPAALSPGELRARVAAGEAVVLDVRPDAEYRAGHIPGAVSIPLAELADRIGELPEDLEVVVYCRGAYCVLAYDAVRLLADRGRRAVRLHDGMLEWRLSDLPVDAPAAT; this comes from the coding sequence ATGGAGGATGACGTGCCGGAGGAGACGAGGACCGCGTCGAGGGCGCGGCTCTACGACGCGTTCGCGGCCAGCGGGAAGGCGTTGGCCAGCGGGAAGCGTCTGGAGCTGCTGGACGTGCTGGCCCAGGGCGAGCGCACCGTGGACGCGCTGGCGAAGGCGGCCGGGCTCAACCTGACCACCGCCTCGGCGCATCTGCAGATCCTCAAGCAGGCCGGTTTCGTCACCACCCGCCGCGAGGGCGTCCGCATCCACTACCGGCTCGCCGACGACGACGTGGCCCGGCTGTTCGCGCTGCTGCGCAAGGTCGCCGAGGCCCACCAGCCGGCCGTGCCGCCCGCCCGCGACGCCTACCTCGGCGAGGGCGGCCCGGCCGCGCTGAGCCCCGGGGAACTGCGGGCCCGGGTCGCGGCCGGGGAGGCGGTCGTCCTCGACGTGCGGCCGGACGCGGAGTACCGGGCCGGACACATCCCCGGCGCCGTCTCCATCCCCCTCGCGGAACTGGCCGACCGGATCGGCGAACTCCCCGAGGACCTGGAGGTCGTCGTCTACTGCCGCGGCGCGTACTGCGTCCTGGCGTACGACGCCGTGCGGCTGCTCGCCGACCGGGGGCGCCGGGCCGTCCGCCTGCACGACGGCATGCTGGAGTGGCGCCTGTCCGACCTGCCCGTCGACGCCCCGGCCGCGACATGA
- a CDS encoding MFS transporter, translated as MTSTAPADPATAPIPDAEQAQRRVLRVLVASQVLSGAGLAAGVTVGALLAQDMLGSTSLAGLPSALFTAGSALTAIAVGRLSQARGRRPGLAAGYLTGAVGSAGVITAAVLDAPVLLFVALFVYGAGTATNLQARYAGADLAAPGHRARAVSTVLVATTLGGVAGPNLAAPTGALAERLGIPGLAGPFLLSGAAYALAALVLLRRLRPDPLLLARALAERARTTADPADPGTATAAEEGRGGVVLGTLVMVLTQLVMVAVMTMTPVHMHDHGHGTTASGLVIALHIGAMYLPSPLTGRLVDRFGRLTVAGASGVTLLASGVLAALAPGGSVPLLALALALLGLGWNLGLVSGTAIITDAVPLATRAKTQGLVDVSIALAGATGGMASGLVVAAAGYPVLALTGGVLSLALLPAVAVTAYRR; from the coding sequence ATGACGAGTACCGCACCCGCCGACCCGGCCACCGCCCCCATACCCGACGCCGAGCAGGCCCAACGCCGCGTCCTGCGCGTCCTGGTCGCCTCCCAGGTCCTCAGCGGCGCGGGACTCGCCGCTGGCGTCACCGTCGGCGCACTCCTCGCCCAGGACATGCTCGGCTCCACCAGCCTGGCCGGGCTGCCCAGCGCCCTGTTCACCGCCGGGTCGGCGCTGACCGCCATCGCCGTCGGCCGGCTCTCGCAGGCCCGGGGCCGCCGCCCCGGCCTCGCCGCCGGGTACCTCACCGGCGCCGTCGGCTCGGCCGGCGTCATCACCGCCGCCGTGCTGGACGCCCCGGTCCTGCTCTTCGTCGCCCTCTTCGTCTACGGCGCCGGCACCGCGACCAACCTCCAGGCCCGCTACGCCGGGGCCGACCTCGCCGCCCCCGGGCACCGCGCCCGCGCCGTCTCCACCGTGCTGGTCGCCACCACCCTCGGCGGCGTCGCCGGCCCCAACCTCGCCGCGCCCACGGGCGCCCTCGCCGAACGCCTCGGCATCCCGGGCCTGGCCGGGCCCTTCCTCCTCTCCGGCGCCGCCTACGCGCTGGCCGCCCTCGTCCTCTTGCGCCGGCTGCGCCCCGACCCGCTGCTGCTGGCCCGCGCCCTCGCCGAGCGGGCGAGGACCACGGCCGACCCGGCCGACCCCGGCACGGCCACCGCCGCGGAGGAGGGTCGCGGGGGCGTCGTGCTCGGCACGCTGGTCATGGTGCTGACCCAGCTCGTCATGGTCGCCGTCATGACGATGACACCGGTCCACATGCACGACCACGGCCACGGCACCACCGCCTCCGGCCTGGTCATCGCCCTCCACATCGGCGCGATGTACCTGCCCTCCCCGCTGACCGGCCGGCTCGTCGACCGCTTCGGCCGTCTCACCGTCGCCGGTGCCTCCGGGGTCACCCTGCTCGCCTCCGGAGTCCTCGCCGCCCTGGCGCCGGGCGGCTCGGTGCCCCTGCTCGCGCTCGCCCTGGCGCTGCTGGGGCTCGGCTGGAACCTCGGCCTGGTCTCCGGCACCGCGATCATCACGGACGCGGTGCCGCTGGCCACCCGCGCCAAGACGCAGGGCCTGGTCGACGTCTCCATCGCCCTCGCCGGGGCGACCGGTGGCATGGCGTCCGGCCTGGTGGTCGCCGCCGCCGGCTACCCGGTCCTCGCGCTCACCGGAGGGGTCCTCTCCCTCGCCCTGCTGCCGGCCGTGGCCGTGACCGCGTACCGCCGATGA
- a CDS encoding sulfurtransferase TusA family protein: MTPPLPGDPSAAAPGITVDGTGLLCVTLLLRLRAEIDGAPPGTVVHVVTTDPAAPLDLPAWCHMTGHHYLGPVPGTSAPVHALRLTATPRPTRPDAPWHTGPH; this comes from the coding sequence ATGACGCCGCCGCTGCCCGGGGACCCGTCGGCGGCGGCCCCCGGCATCACCGTCGACGGCACGGGACTGCTCTGCGTCACGCTGCTGCTGCGGCTGCGCGCGGAGATCGACGGCGCGCCGCCCGGCACCGTCGTCCACGTCGTCACCACCGACCCGGCCGCCCCGCTCGACCTGCCCGCCTGGTGCCACATGACCGGCCACCACTACCTGGGCCCCGTCCCCGGCACCTCCGCGCCGGTCCACGCCCTGCGTCTCACCGCGACCCCCCGGCCCACCCGCCCCGACGCCCCCTGGCACACCGGCCCCCACTGA
- a CDS encoding ferric reductase-like transmembrane domain-containing protein codes for MLPDATPEAGGTTTPPTRGRGAAERVTLRADLRAAVPDASAAVLVTAAVFAFFWARMEAGTSSTVAVMPFMDDARTYWMYLLSQAFGWSGLLWAWGTVMLGLLLSGPRPARLPVSRQVLERWHRTTSLTTMALMFAHALMFAAELVRYEAGLGWAARLWAGFADSFVPGWYDSGTGRVAIPIGQGALYLAIPLGLLFYVRHRIGPNTWRRLHRFVIVVYVLSVWHTLLYGTNVWYGEWPRTVLWLLQLPVAVLLSVRLLRPARRGERLGSPVRRGDGSLPGWVLRAAGRAAAAAVVIGILAVVLSGHDGGRDRTVDAPATAPHAPETE; via the coding sequence ATGCTTCCAGACGCGACGCCCGAAGCGGGCGGCACGACCACCCCGCCGACCCGCGGCCGGGGGGCCGCCGAGCGCGTCACGCTCCGCGCCGACCTGCGGGCCGCGGTGCCCGACGCGAGCGCGGCGGTGCTGGTCACGGCGGCGGTCTTCGCGTTCTTCTGGGCGCGGATGGAGGCGGGCACCTCGTCCACCGTCGCGGTCATGCCGTTCATGGACGACGCCCGCACCTACTGGATGTACCTGCTCAGCCAGGCGTTCGGCTGGTCGGGGCTGCTGTGGGCGTGGGGCACGGTCATGCTCGGCCTGCTGCTGTCGGGGCCGCGCCCCGCCCGGCTGCCGGTCTCGCGGCAGGTCCTGGAGCGCTGGCACCGCACCACCAGCCTGACCACGATGGCCCTGATGTTCGCGCACGCCCTGATGTTCGCGGCCGAACTGGTCCGCTACGAGGCCGGGCTGGGATGGGCCGCCCGTCTGTGGGCCGGGTTCGCGGACAGTTTCGTCCCCGGCTGGTACGACTCCGGCACCGGCCGGGTCGCCATCCCCATCGGCCAGGGCGCCCTCTACCTGGCGATCCCCCTCGGCCTGCTCTTCTACGTCCGGCACCGCATCGGCCCCAACACCTGGCGCCGGCTGCACCGGTTCGTCATCGTCGTCTACGTGCTCAGCGTGTGGCACACCCTCCTGTACGGCACCAACGTCTGGTACGGCGAATGGCCGCGCACCGTGCTGTGGCTGCTGCAACTGCCCGTCGCCGTCCTGCTGTCGGTGCGGCTGCTGCGGCCGGCCAGGCGAGGCGAGCGGCTCGGGTCCCCGGTCCGGCGCGGGGACGGCTCCCTGCCGGGCTGGGTCCTGCGCGCCGCGGGCCGGGCCGCCGCCGCGGCGGTCGTGATCGGCATCCTCGCCGTGGTCCTCTCCGGCCACGACGGCGGCCGGGACCGCACCGTGGACGCCCCGGCGACCGCCCCGCACGCCCCCGAGACGGAATGA
- a CDS encoding cysteine synthase family protein → MIHPHIADALKVPDLVRLTDGLVLLRFESMKVYSALAAVRRLLERGTVRPGQTLIDSSSGIYAYALALACHRYGTRCHIVASTTVDATTRAQLEILGATVEQVAPSRDLELDQKRRVRRVRELLAEHPDWHWMRQYHDDVHCLGYHEVADRIAAAFPGRALTVVGGVGSGASTGGLVDRLRASDPSVRLVGVQPFGSITFGSQDHHDPEAIIAGIGSSIVFDNVRHHLYDTLHWLDFTHAMSGSVALLREHAVFAGLSTGAGYLAATHEARCHPDRLHLVIGADTGHRYVDRVFARHAQALDPAALKPAEVTTPEEMTMPWSTMPWRRAACPPRWKEPAA, encoded by the coding sequence GTGATCCACCCCCACATCGCCGACGCCCTGAAGGTCCCCGACCTGGTCCGGCTCACCGACGGCCTGGTCCTGCTCCGGTTCGAGTCCATGAAGGTCTACTCGGCCCTGGCCGCCGTCCGCCGGCTGCTGGAGCGGGGCACCGTCCGCCCGGGACAGACCCTGATCGACAGTTCCAGCGGCATCTACGCGTACGCCCTCGCGCTCGCCTGCCACCGGTACGGCACGCGTTGCCACATCGTGGCGTCCACCACCGTCGACGCCACCACCCGGGCCCAGTTGGAGATCCTCGGCGCCACTGTCGAGCAGGTCGCCCCGTCCCGCGACCTCGAACTCGACCAGAAGCGGCGGGTACGGCGGGTGAGGGAACTCCTCGCCGAACACCCCGACTGGCACTGGATGCGCCAGTACCACGACGACGTCCACTGCCTCGGCTACCACGAGGTCGCCGACCGGATCGCCGCCGCCTTCCCCGGCCGCGCCCTCACCGTCGTCGGCGGCGTCGGCTCCGGCGCCTCGACCGGCGGCCTCGTCGACCGCCTGCGCGCGAGCGACCCCTCGGTCCGGCTGGTCGGCGTGCAGCCCTTCGGCAGCATCACCTTCGGCAGCCAGGACCACCACGACCCCGAGGCGATCATCGCCGGGATCGGCTCGTCGATCGTCTTCGACAACGTCCGCCACCACCTCTACGACACCCTGCACTGGCTCGACTTCACCCACGCCATGTCCGGCTCGGTCGCCCTGCTGCGCGAACACGCCGTCTTCGCGGGGCTGTCCACCGGCGCCGGCTACCTGGCGGCAACCCACGAGGCCCGCTGCCACCCCGACCGGCTGCACCTGGTGATCGGCGCCGACACCGGACACCGCTACGTGGACCGGGTCTTCGCCCGGCACGCCCAGGCCCTCGACCCGGCGGCGCTCAAACCCGCCGAGGTCACCACCCCCGAGGAGATGACGATGCCCTGGTCGACGATGCCCTGGCGGCGGGCCGCCTGCCCGCCCCGGTGGAAGGAGCCGGCCGCGTGA
- a CDS encoding ATP-grasp domain-containing protein, protein MSVVCLESLTFGLGHLVRAADRLGERLVLLTRDPACYAYELGRLDADALDVVETDTFDVEGMTDVLRRVPDPRGLISSTDTWTLAGAELTTRLGLPGLDPAVLRLTRDKAAVRDLLHRAGLSRGRAVEPLAGGPGLRELLVEETGLPAILKDTAGTGSQNVWLVRDEAELDAALAASAGRTLKGRLFAEPYFPGPVYSAETLTWAGTTRLLGVSSRLMSPEPRFREEITAFPVAFPEPRRAALEEWLGRMLAVLGYTDRFAHVEFVMTTGGPEVVEINPRIGGALVGEGLCRSLGVNVYEAMVEAALGRRPRLMDADPPGGPAVAFVLGYPAAPGVLTGVAGTERLADLPGSPAWYPVKSAGDRVEHLDDSRGYAGILYAEGETAELATHHAVAAANAVRVLTEPFPDTGPAPRQASGG, encoded by the coding sequence GTGAGCGTCGTCTGCCTGGAATCCCTCACCTTCGGACTCGGCCACCTGGTCCGCGCCGCGGACCGCCTCGGCGAACGGCTCGTGCTGCTCACCCGCGACCCGGCCTGCTACGCCTACGAGTTGGGCCGGCTGGACGCGGACGCCCTGGACGTCGTCGAGACCGACACCTTCGACGTGGAGGGGATGACGGACGTCCTGCGCCGCGTCCCGGACCCGCGCGGGCTGATCAGTTCCACCGACACCTGGACCCTGGCCGGCGCGGAACTCACCACCCGCCTCGGCCTGCCCGGTCTCGACCCCGCCGTACTGCGGCTGACCCGGGACAAGGCGGCCGTCCGCGACCTGCTGCACAGGGCCGGGCTGAGCCGCGGCCGGGCCGTCGAACCCCTCGCCGGCGGACCCGGGCTGCGCGAACTGCTGGTCGAGGAGACCGGCCTGCCCGCGATCCTGAAGGACACGGCCGGCACCGGCAGCCAGAACGTCTGGCTCGTCCGCGACGAGGCCGAACTCGACGCCGCCCTCGCCGCGTCGGCCGGGCGGACGCTGAAGGGACGGCTCTTCGCCGAGCCCTACTTCCCCGGCCCCGTCTACAGCGCCGAGACCCTCACCTGGGCCGGGACCACCCGCCTGCTGGGCGTCTCCAGCCGTCTGATGTCCCCCGAACCGCGCTTCCGGGAGGAGATCACCGCCTTCCCCGTGGCCTTCCCCGAACCCCGGCGGGCCGCGCTCGAGGAGTGGCTCGGCCGGATGCTCGCCGTCCTCGGCTACACCGACCGCTTCGCCCACGTGGAGTTCGTGATGACCACCGGCGGACCCGAGGTGGTGGAGATCAACCCCCGCATCGGAGGCGCCCTGGTCGGCGAGGGCCTGTGCCGCTCCCTCGGCGTCAACGTGTACGAGGCGATGGTCGAGGCCGCCCTCGGCCGCCGCCCCCGCCTGATGGACGCCGACCCGCCGGGCGGCCCCGCCGTCGCCTTCGTCCTCGGCTACCCGGCCGCGCCCGGCGTCCTCACCGGGGTCGCCGGCACGGAACGGCTGGCGGACCTGCCGGGCTCCCCCGCCTGGTACCCGGTCAAGTCCGCCGGGGACCGGGTCGAGCACCTCGACGACAGCCGCGGTTACGCCGGCATCCTCTACGCCGAGGGCGAGACCGCCGAACTCGCCACCCACCACGCCGTGGCCGCGGCCAACGCCGTCCGCGTCCTCACCGAACCCTTCCCCGACACCGGCCCGGCCCCCCGGCAGGCGTCCGGTGGCTGA
- a CDS encoding MFS transporter, which translates to MADRGTDGVRLRTALGTLDGPLRFLLLSSFLIPLGSFMVLPFMSVFLHERLGMGLGTVGVVLALASLVQFSGGVVGGAVAERIGLRRTMLWALAVRTAGFVGLLLTLLWPPLAVAALILTCCGAALYLPANKAYLVHGVDDDRRPAFLSAGNAALNAGMAVGPLIAGPFVLSRPGWLFLAVTALFVLVTAGHTRLPEPPAAARPAPAETGRGLLAGVAVLPFAANALAFHLYFHFQHYLAVYAVERASSEFYSLVLLLCFALVIVVQPLAADRIRRMPYGTALTAGFLLLGAGMAVLAAGTRAALLAGGALITLGDILLFLKNDLEALRRSTRPDAVVFGRQRLAAGLGACASGLVGGQLYGLAEHSGHTGGFWLIAAAQCLLLPPVLLVFRDRGTTRPAPEPRPTTTTTPATTPTTERASRTHDTDGRVPGR; encoded by the coding sequence GTGGCTGACCGCGGCACGGACGGCGTGCGGTTGCGGACCGCGCTCGGCACCCTCGACGGACCGCTGCGCTTCCTGCTGCTCAGCTCGTTCCTGATCCCGCTCGGCAGCTTCATGGTGCTGCCGTTCATGTCGGTGTTCCTGCACGAACGGCTCGGCATGGGGCTCGGCACGGTCGGCGTCGTGCTCGCCCTCGCCTCCCTCGTCCAGTTCTCCGGCGGCGTCGTCGGCGGGGCCGTCGCCGAGCGGATCGGGCTGCGCCGCACGATGCTGTGGGCGCTGGCCGTGCGCACCGCCGGCTTCGTCGGCCTGCTGCTGACCCTGCTCTGGCCGCCCCTCGCGGTCGCCGCGCTCATCCTCACCTGCTGCGGCGCGGCCCTCTACCTGCCCGCCAACAAGGCGTACCTGGTGCACGGCGTCGACGACGACCGCCGCCCGGCCTTCCTCTCCGCGGGCAACGCCGCGCTCAACGCGGGCATGGCCGTGGGCCCGTTGATCGCCGGGCCCTTCGTGCTGTCCCGGCCCGGCTGGCTCTTCCTCGCCGTCACCGCCCTGTTCGTCCTGGTCACCGCGGGCCACACCCGGCTCCCCGAACCCCCCGCCGCCGCCCGGCCGGCCCCGGCGGAGACCGGCCGGGGCCTGCTCGCCGGGGTGGCGGTCCTGCCCTTCGCCGCCAACGCCCTCGCCTTCCACCTCTACTTCCACTTCCAGCACTACCTGGCGGTGTACGCCGTCGAGCGGGCCTCCAGCGAGTTCTACAGCCTGGTCCTGCTGCTCTGCTTCGCCCTGGTCATCGTCGTCCAGCCGCTCGCGGCCGACCGCATCCGCCGCATGCCGTACGGGACGGCCCTCACCGCCGGATTCCTCCTGCTCGGGGCCGGGATGGCCGTCCTGGCCGCCGGCACCCGGGCGGCGCTGCTGGCGGGCGGGGCGCTGATCACCCTCGGCGACATCCTGCTGTTCCTCAAGAACGACCTGGAGGCGCTGCGCCGCAGCACCCGCCCGGACGCCGTGGTCTTCGGCCGGCAGCGGCTCGCCGCCGGGCTCGGCGCCTGCGCGAGCGGCCTGGTGGGCGGACAGCTCTACGGCCTCGCCGAACACAGCGGCCACACCGGCGGGTTCTGGCTGATCGCCGCCGCCCAGTGCCTGCTGCTGCCCCCCGTACTGCTGGTGTTCCGCGACCGCGGCACGACCCGGCCCGCACCCGAGCCCCGGCCCACCACGACCACCACGCCGGCCACCACCCCCACCACCGAAAGGGCGTCGCGCACTCATGACACGGACGGGCGGGTTCCAGGACGATGA
- a CDS encoding class I SAM-dependent methyltransferase produces the protein MTRTGGFQDDDFWTAFHDFLFSGERERHADELLDSSPLLAFAPGSRVLDLCCGPGLFTVPLARRGHTVTGVDLSPAMLDRARERSADAGAPVTHVRADAREYTAPGRFDVVLNLFTSFGYFEDPADNARVLRTMHDCLAPGGTLVLDLAGKELLARRVTPPKVVRRGDDLMVQTDTVLDDWARLRSDWVLVRGDHVTRATLVWYVYSAVELRAMAEEAGFARVEILGGFDARPYDENAERLILRARRGS, from the coding sequence ATGACACGGACGGGCGGGTTCCAGGACGATGACTTCTGGACCGCGTTCCACGACTTCCTGTTCTCCGGCGAGCGCGAGCGGCACGCCGACGAACTCCTCGACAGCTCACCGCTGCTGGCCTTCGCCCCCGGCTCCCGCGTCCTGGACCTGTGCTGCGGCCCCGGCCTCTTCACCGTGCCCCTCGCCCGCCGCGGCCACACGGTGACGGGCGTGGACCTGAGCCCGGCGATGCTGGACCGGGCCCGCGAGCGCTCGGCCGACGCCGGCGCCCCGGTCACCCACGTACGGGCCGACGCCCGGGAGTACACGGCGCCGGGCCGCTTCGACGTCGTCCTCAACCTCTTCACGTCCTTCGGCTACTTCGAGGACCCCGCCGACAACGCCCGGGTGCTGCGCACCATGCACGACTGTCTCGCCCCCGGCGGCACGCTCGTCCTCGACCTGGCAGGCAAGGAACTCCTCGCCCGCAGGGTCACCCCGCCCAAGGTGGTGCGGCGCGGCGACGACCTCATGGTGCAGACCGACACCGTCCTGGACGACTGGGCCCGGCTGCGCAGCGACTGGGTCCTGGTCCGCGGCGACCACGTCACGCGGGCCACGCTGGTCTGGTACGTGTACAGCGCGGTGGAACTGCGCGCGATGGCCGAGGAGGCGGGCTTCGCACGGGTGGAGATCCTCGGCGGTTTCGACGCCCGCCCCTACGACGAGAACGCCGAGCGCCTGATCCTGCGGGCCCGGCGGGGGTCCTGA